One Anthonomus grandis grandis chromosome 14, icAntGran1.3, whole genome shotgun sequence DNA window includes the following coding sequences:
- the LOC126744770 gene encoding uncharacterized protein LOC126744770 translates to MFLGKGQRLIICHIGSKDGFVPGGLWVFQSKKTGDYHEEMDGPSFEKWFEGVLPKLEENAVVVLDNAPYHSRKLEKVPTTATKKGEIQEWLRSKNLSYEEAMIKAQLLKIVNENKSQFNLHIIDEMAKASGRTVLRLPAYHCKLNPIELIWAKIKGYVASHNTTFKFADMRKIFEVAVSRITPENWQKCIEHTNKVENKMWDLDNIMDVQVERLVIPLNGSDTSSS, encoded by the coding sequence atgtttTTAGGAAAAGGACAGAGGCTGATTATTTGTCACATCGGCAGTAAAGATGGATTTGTTCCTGGTGGTCTTTGGGTATTTCAATCAAAAAAAACTGGGGATTACCATGAAGAAATGGACGGTCCGTCTTTTGAAAAGTGGTTTGAGGGAGTACTTCCTAAGCTGGAGGAAAATGCCGTGGTCGTATTAGACAACGCTCCCTACCACTCCAGGAAGTTGGAGAAGGTGCCTACAACAGCCACCAAAAAGGGAGAAATCCAAGAGTGGCTTCGCTCCAAAAATTTGAGCTATGAGGAGGCCATGATTAAGgcacaattattaaaaattgtcaatgaaaataaaagtCAGTTTAACCTCCATATAATTGATGAAATGGCCAAAGCGAGCGGCAGAACTGTCTTGAGGCTTCCGGCTTATCACTGTAAGCTCAATCCAATTGAGCTCATTTGGGCAAAAATTAAGGGCTATGTGGCATCCCACAATACAACTTTTAAGTTTGCCGATATGAGGAAGATATTTGAAGTGGCAGTTTCAAGGATAACTCCAGAAAATTGGCAAAAGTGTATCGAACACACAAATAAGGTTGAAAACAAAATGTGGGACCTTGATAACATTATGGATGTGCAAGTTGAAAGACTTGTTATTCCATTGAATGGCAGTGATACCTCATCCAGTTGA